Proteins encoded in a region of the Streptomyces sp. NBC_00513 genome:
- a CDS encoding helix-turn-helix transcriptional regulator, with the protein MTTVAPESDVRRHELAEFLRSRRERITPEQVGLPPGRRRRTPGLRREEVAQLSAVGVTWYTWLEQAREIQVSPQVLDAVARALLLDPTERAHLFSLAGSLDPAPNTPCPSVTPALRAMLDQLGPIPACVQNSRYDILAYNSTYGRLLCDLDSLPPEDRNCMWLAFTDPQWRAAMVDVPDVNRVMAAKFRASMAEHLTEPAWKTLLARLDAASAEFREIWARHEVVGLAGKSKYIRNPHVGLLHVEQTNLWLGPTAGPRLLTYVPLDEETRSRLERLARMEHLDRPERPNDAGEDRDTV; encoded by the coding sequence ATGACCACTGTGGCCCCCGAGAGCGACGTCCGCCGGCACGAGCTGGCCGAGTTCCTGCGCAGCCGGCGGGAGCGGATCACGCCCGAGCAGGTGGGGCTGCCGCCGGGGCGCCGCCGGCGCACCCCCGGGCTGCGTCGCGAGGAGGTGGCCCAGCTGTCGGCGGTGGGCGTCACCTGGTACACGTGGCTGGAGCAGGCCCGGGAGATCCAGGTGTCCCCGCAGGTGCTGGACGCCGTCGCGCGCGCCCTGCTGTTGGACCCCACCGAGCGCGCTCACCTGTTCTCGCTGGCCGGCAGCCTCGACCCGGCGCCGAACACCCCCTGCCCGAGCGTGACGCCGGCGCTGAGGGCGATGCTCGACCAGTTGGGGCCGATCCCCGCGTGCGTGCAGAACAGTCGGTACGACATCCTCGCGTACAACTCCACCTACGGGCGGCTGCTGTGCGACCTGGACAGCCTGCCGCCCGAGGACCGGAACTGCATGTGGCTGGCGTTCACCGATCCGCAATGGCGGGCTGCCATGGTCGACGTGCCCGACGTGAACCGGGTGATGGCGGCCAAGTTCCGGGCGTCGATGGCGGAGCACCTGACCGAGCCGGCCTGGAAGACGCTGCTCGCCCGGTTGGACGCGGCCTCGGCGGAGTTCCGGGAGATCTGGGCACGGCACGAGGTGGTCGGCCTGGCCGGCAAGTCCAAGTACATCCGCAACCCGCACGTGGGACTGCTGCACGTCGAGCAGACCAATCTGTGGTTGGGGCCCACGGCGGGGCCGCGCCTGTTGACGTACGTACCACTGGACGAGGAGACCCGCTCGCGGCTGGAACGCCTGGCGCGCATGGAGCACCTCGACCGCCCGGAGCGCCCGAACGACGCAGGTGAGGATCGCGATACGGTTTGA
- a CDS encoding MFS transporter, with protein sequence MDVSETTVRTTHPTRAPTATAPSATGRTATGRTATAPTATGRTDPAPRGAAGITPLGLFTVLLGAALPLIDFFIVNVALPTIDRDLAAGPALLELIVAGYGVTYAVLLVLGGRLGDMAGRRRLFLIGMAAFGLTSLACGLAPTAWTLVAARVAQGVAAALMLPQVLATIQATTQGAHRARAMSLYGATAGLSMVAGQILGGVLVAADIAGTGWRSVFLVNIPVVIVGLILAARAVPETRSERPASVDVPGTLLLALALVSLLLPLTEGRAAGWPLWTWLSLATFPFAATAFYLTERRADRLGRSPLVPPSLLRLDSLRRGLVMLVPFSIGFSGFMFVIAVVLQQALHMGPVAAGLTLVPMALAFFAASLAGPRLVGRYGTRVVTAGGLLQAVGVCLMLLAVRRDWPDLGILALAPGVAVAGLGQGLQLPVLMRLMLSDVPADRAGVGGGVMVTTQQSALALGVATVGSLFLALAASRGMRDALVVTLIVQLGLIALTALLSLRLPRVMR encoded by the coding sequence ATGGACGTGAGTGAGACAACGGTACGCACGACCCATCCGACGCGGGCCCCCACGGCCACCGCCCCCTCGGCCACCGGCCGCACGGCCACCGGCCGCACGGCCACCGCCCCCACGGCCACCGGCCGCACGGACCCCGCGCCCCGGGGCGCCGCGGGCATCACCCCGCTCGGCCTGTTCACGGTCCTCCTCGGAGCCGCCCTGCCCCTGATCGACTTCTTCATCGTCAACGTGGCACTGCCCACCATCGACCGCGACCTGGCCGCGGGCCCCGCGCTGCTGGAACTGATCGTCGCCGGCTACGGGGTCACGTACGCCGTCCTGCTGGTCCTCGGCGGTCGGCTCGGCGACATGGCGGGCCGGCGCCGGCTCTTCCTGATCGGCATGGCCGCCTTCGGGCTCACCTCGCTCGCCTGCGGCCTCGCCCCCACGGCCTGGACCCTCGTCGCGGCGCGCGTGGCCCAGGGAGTCGCAGCCGCGCTGATGCTCCCGCAGGTGCTCGCCACCATCCAGGCCACCACCCAGGGCGCCCACCGGGCCCGCGCGATGAGTCTGTACGGGGCCACGGCCGGGCTGTCCATGGTCGCCGGGCAGATCCTCGGCGGAGTCCTCGTCGCCGCCGACATCGCCGGCACCGGCTGGCGCTCGGTCTTCCTCGTGAACATCCCCGTGGTGATCGTCGGCCTGATTCTGGCGGCCCGCGCCGTCCCGGAGACCCGCTCCGAACGCCCCGCCTCGGTCGACGTGCCGGGAACCCTGCTGCTGGCGCTGGCCTTGGTGTCCCTGCTGCTGCCGCTGACCGAGGGGCGGGCGGCCGGCTGGCCGCTGTGGACCTGGCTCTCGCTGGCGACCTTCCCCTTCGCCGCCACCGCCTTCTACCTGACGGAACGGCGCGCCGACCGACTCGGCCGGAGCCCCCTCGTACCGCCGAGCCTGCTGCGCCTGGACTCGCTGCGGCGCGGACTGGTGATGCTGGTGCCGTTCTCCATCGGCTTCAGCGGCTTCATGTTCGTGATCGCGGTCGTCCTCCAACAGGCCCTGCACATGGGCCCCGTGGCGGCCGGACTGACCCTGGTGCCGATGGCGCTGGCCTTCTTCGCCGCGTCCCTCGCCGGCCCCCGACTCGTCGGACGGTACGGCACCCGGGTGGTCACGGCGGGCGGCCTGCTCCAGGCGGTCGGCGTCTGCCTGATGCTCCTCGCGGTGCGACGGGACTGGCCCGATCTCGGAATACTCGCCCTGGCTCCCGGCGTTGCCGTCGCCGGGCTCGGTCAGGGCCTGCAACTCCCGGTGCTGATGCGGCTGATGCTCTCCGACGTACCGGCCGACCGGGCCGGCGTGGGCGGCGGCGTCATGGTCACCACCCAGCAGTCCGCCCTCGCCCTCGGTGTCGCGACCGTCGGCAGTCTCTTCCTCGCCCTGGCCGCGTCGAGGGGCATGCGGGACGCCCTGGTCGTGACCCTGATCGTCCAGTTGGGCCTGATCGCGCTGACGGCCCTGCTCAGCCTGCGCCTGCCGCGCGTCATGCGGTGA
- a CDS encoding serine/threonine-protein kinase, whose amino-acid sequence MSGQDPRTGREVQVFQPLGGDDPTTIAGYRLAARLGAGGMGKVYLSYTPGGRPVAIKVIRPEFGEDPEFRRRFAQEVRSAQRVQGLFTAPVIDADTDGPHPWLATAYVPGPSLADAVVAHGALPVEAVLLLIAGMAEALHVIHGAGIVHRDLKPSNVLLAADGPRVIDFGIAHAADATSLTGSGVAIGTPSFMAPEQAAGGKVTPATDIFALGQVAAYAATGTPAFGEGTSHGVLYRIVHQEPDLGAVPAPLIELVTRCLSKDPAARPTVTEVIALCQSANPETVLRRSEDWLPSPVSADITARTAAPAPPRTPPPPTSAPVGAHPPTAPAGPPASPAGFPPAQQATPPPGYGPAPAYRPAPQYLPPPGHAYPGPQGRGEPRPAPGGGGRRAVLLALAAVVVFALAGAGTAYALLADRDRETTAGDGPDPSGAAAGAGGSAPSGSAKAPAPKASAKPDPTPVDHKNVNLVSGYNLTLGDEQMRPHEGSDSAADLVYQAGRLYAEGEGGKLVLLDPGQEGSLAACRQETRFADSVYLTDLSKGRQICVFGGSGDIGLLTIRGFSGTDSPSRYVTLDLTVWRGAAAPHAGG is encoded by the coding sequence ATGAGCGGTCAGGATCCGCGCACGGGCCGTGAAGTGCAGGTGTTCCAGCCGCTGGGTGGGGACGACCCGACGACGATCGCCGGATACCGCCTGGCCGCCAGGCTGGGTGCGGGCGGCATGGGCAAGGTGTACCTGTCGTACACCCCCGGAGGTCGGCCCGTCGCGATCAAGGTGATCCGTCCGGAGTTCGGCGAGGACCCCGAGTTCCGGCGCAGGTTCGCCCAGGAAGTCCGTTCCGCGCAACGGGTGCAGGGCCTGTTCACCGCCCCCGTCATCGACGCCGACACCGACGGCCCCCACCCCTGGTTGGCGACCGCCTATGTGCCCGGGCCCTCCCTCGCCGACGCCGTCGTCGCCCACGGAGCCCTGCCCGTCGAGGCGGTGCTGCTGCTGATCGCCGGCATGGCCGAGGCCCTGCACGTCATCCACGGCGCCGGCATCGTGCACCGCGACCTCAAGCCCTCCAACGTCCTGCTGGCGGCCGACGGCCCCCGGGTCATCGACTTCGGCATCGCCCACGCCGCCGACGCGACCTCGCTCACCGGCAGCGGGGTGGCCATCGGCACGCCCTCCTTCATGGCTCCCGAGCAGGCAGCCGGCGGCAAGGTCACCCCGGCCACCGACATCTTCGCCCTCGGGCAGGTCGCGGCGTACGCGGCGACGGGCACCCCGGCCTTCGGCGAGGGAACCTCGCACGGAGTCCTGTACCGGATCGTCCACCAGGAGCCCGACCTCGGCGCGGTCCCGGCCCCGCTGATCGAGTTGGTCACCCGCTGCCTGTCCAAGGACCCCGCGGCCAGGCCCACGGTCACCGAGGTCATCGCGCTCTGTCAGTCCGCCAACCCGGAAACGGTGCTCCGTCGGTCCGAGGACTGGCTGCCGAGCCCGGTGAGCGCCGACATCACCGCCCGCACGGCGGCCCCCGCCCCGCCCCGGACCCCGCCGCCGCCCACCTCCGCCCCGGTCGGCGCGCATCCGCCGACCGCCCCGGCCGGCCCGCCGGCCTCGCCCGCCGGGTTCCCGCCCGCGCAGCAGGCGACCCCGCCTCCCGGCTACGGTCCGGCGCCCGCGTACCGGCCCGCGCCGCAGTACCTCCCGCCGCCCGGCCACGCGTATCCGGGCCCGCAGGGTCGGGGAGAACCCCGGCCGGCCCCGGGCGGCGGCGGCAGACGGGCCGTGCTGCTCGCCCTGGCCGCGGTCGTCGTGTTCGCGCTGGCGGGCGCCGGCACGGCGTACGCCCTGTTGGCCGACCGGGACCGGGAGACGACGGCCGGAGACGGGCCGGACCCCTCGGGCGCCGCCGCCGGCGCGGGCGGATCCGCCCCGTCCGGTTCGGCGAAGGCACCCGCCCCCAAGGCGTCCGCCAAGCCCGACCCGACGCCCGTCGACCACAAGAACGTCAACCTCGTGTCCGGCTACAACCTGACGCTCGGCGATGAACAAATGCGACCGCATGAGGGAAGCGACAGCGCCGCTGACCTCGTCTACCAGGCTGGAAGGCTGTACGCGGAGGGCGAGGGGGGCAAACTCGTCCTGCTCGACCCCGGCCAGGAAGGGTCCCTCGCCGCCTGCCGTCAGGAGACCCGCTTCGCCGACTCCGTCTATCTGACCGACCTCTCCAAAGGGCGACAGATCTGCGTCTTCGGCGGCTCCGGCGACATCGGACTCCTGACGATCCGGGGCTTCTCCGGAACCGACTCGCCCAGCCGGTACGTGACGCTGGACCTGACCGTCTGGCGCGGGGCCGCCGCGCCCCACGCCGGCGGCTGA
- a CDS encoding anhydro-N-acetylmuramic acid kinase translates to MRVIGLMSGTSYDAVDAAACDLERGRGDEAGELRLTPLGMIGEPYPADLRAALAAALPPSGTSLAEVCRLDTGIGRTFARLAARADRELCSGAAELIASHGQTVYHWVADGRVHGTLQLGEPAWIAEETGCPVVSGFRPRDVAAGGQGAPLVSLIDLMLLRGRPGVSAALNIGGIANVTVSTPTGDPVAFDTGPGNALMDAAVRELTSGHLAYDEDGALAAAGRVHEGLLERLLAEPYYRLPPPKTTGKELFHAGYAGTRPAGFERLPEPDVIATLTRLTARTVADALRPFGAREVFASGGGVRNPTLMGMLREELGAGVLRTSEELGLPAAAKEAYAFAVLGYLTLHGLPGNAPPCTGATGPRVLGSITPGARPLRLPAGPPGAPYALVVRSAAPR, encoded by the coding sequence ATGAGAGTGATCGGCCTGATGTCGGGCACCTCGTACGACGCCGTCGACGCCGCCGCCTGCGACCTCGAACGGGGGCGCGGTGACGAGGCCGGGGAGCTGCGCCTCACACCGCTGGGCATGATCGGCGAACCGTATCCGGCCGATCTGCGGGCGGCGCTCGCGGCGGCCCTGCCGCCGTCGGGCACGAGCCTGGCCGAGGTCTGTCGGCTCGACACCGGCATCGGGCGGACCTTCGCCCGGCTGGCCGCCCGCGCCGACCGTGAACTCTGCTCCGGTGCGGCGGAGTTGATCGCCTCACACGGCCAGACCGTGTACCACTGGGTGGCCGACGGGCGGGTGCACGGCACGCTCCAGCTCGGCGAGCCCGCCTGGATCGCGGAGGAGACGGGCTGTCCGGTGGTGTCGGGATTCCGGCCGCGCGACGTCGCCGCCGGGGGCCAGGGCGCCCCGCTGGTGAGCCTGATCGACCTGATGCTGCTGCGGGGGCGGCCCGGTGTGTCCGCGGCCCTGAACATCGGCGGGATCGCGAACGTGACGGTCTCGACGCCGACCGGCGACCCGGTGGCGTTCGACACCGGCCCCGGCAACGCGCTGATGGACGCGGCGGTGCGCGAACTGACCTCCGGGCACCTCGCGTACGACGAGGACGGCGCCCTCGCCGCGGCCGGGCGGGTACACGAGGGCTTGCTGGAGCGGCTGTTGGCGGAGCCCTACTACCGTCTGCCCCCGCCGAAGACCACGGGCAAGGAGTTGTTCCACGCCGGCTACGCGGGCACCCGGCCCGCGGGGTTCGAACGGCTGCCCGAGCCGGACGTGATCGCCACGCTGACCCGGCTGACGGCCCGGACCGTGGCCGACGCGCTGCGACCGTTCGGGGCGAGGGAGGTCTTCGCCTCGGGAGGGGGCGTCCGCAATCCGACCCTCATGGGCATGCTGCGCGAGGAGTTGGGCGCCGGCGTGCTGCGGACCTCCGAGGAGTTGGGATTGCCCGCGGCGGCGAAGGAGGCGTACGCGTTCGCGGTCCTCGGGTACCTCACCCTGCACGGCCTGCCGGGCAACGCCCCGCCGTGCACGGGCGCGACCGGCCCCCGTGTCCTGGGCTCGATCACCCCGGGAGCCCGCCCCCTGCGCCTGCCGGCGGGCCCGCCGGGCGCCCCGTACGCGCTCGTCGTACGGAGCGCGGCCCCGCGCTGA
- a CDS encoding MFS transporter: MTSTDLRPAPPPRSTARRALLAGSVGNLVEWYEFGVYGAFATVIAANFFAPATGAGAGPGTGGAAALMATYASFALAFFFRPVGALLFGRLGDRLGRRPTLILVVGLMTLATTLIGLLPTQATVGAAAPWLLTFLRVLQGISAGGEFGGAVALMTESAPVGRRGLHGAWQSFTVALGLLAGAGTAAGLAAVLSPSALYAWGWRVPFLLALPLGVVALWLRTALEEPPGSSPDGAPRGTAAPEPRRRGEQARAVVLGVGRIMGWSAAGYTFLVVLPSHLQSALGVSFREALPAAVLANLGFAASILPAGMLSDRIGRRPVMLAGALGVVVFALPVLRVLQSPGAAPGVKAAALLFAGALIGLMAGPGPAMLAEMFPRRVRCTGLGLAYALANAVFSGCAGLVITALTARTGNTAVPAYYAAGVCALSCAALLTLRGDDHREPLR; the protein is encoded by the coding sequence GTGACCTCGACCGACCTGCGGCCGGCTCCGCCCCCGCGCTCCACCGCCCGCCGCGCGCTGCTCGCCGGTTCGGTCGGCAATCTCGTCGAGTGGTACGAGTTCGGCGTGTACGGCGCCTTCGCCACCGTCATCGCCGCCAACTTCTTCGCCCCGGCCACGGGTGCCGGGGCCGGGCCGGGGACGGGCGGGGCCGCGGCGCTGATGGCGACGTACGCCTCCTTCGCGCTCGCGTTCTTCTTCCGCCCGGTGGGGGCACTCCTCTTCGGGCGGCTGGGGGACCGTCTGGGACGGCGCCCCACCCTGATCCTGGTCGTCGGCCTGATGACGCTCGCCACCACCCTGATCGGGCTGCTGCCCACGCAGGCCACCGTCGGGGCCGCAGCGCCCTGGCTCCTCACGTTCCTGCGGGTGCTGCAAGGGATCTCCGCGGGCGGGGAGTTCGGCGGGGCGGTGGCCCTGATGACGGAGTCCGCCCCGGTGGGCCGTCGCGGTCTCCACGGCGCGTGGCAGTCGTTCACCGTCGCTCTGGGTCTGCTCGCCGGCGCCGGCACGGCCGCCGGCCTGGCCGCGGTGCTGTCCCCGTCCGCGCTGTACGCGTGGGGCTGGCGGGTCCCGTTCCTGCTGGCCCTGCCGCTCGGTGTCGTCGCGCTGTGGTTGCGTACCGCGCTGGAGGAGCCCCCCGGGTCTTCCCCGGACGGGGCTCCGAGAGGAACCGCCGCCCCCGAGCCGCGGCGAAGGGGCGAGCAGGCGCGCGCCGTCGTCCTCGGTGTCGGGCGGATCATGGGCTGGTCGGCGGCCGGGTACACCTTCCTCGTGGTCCTGCCGTCCCACCTCCAGTCCGCCCTGGGCGTCTCCTTCCGTGAGGCCCTGCCGGCCGCCGTCCTCGCCAACCTGGGCTTCGCCGCCTCGATTCTTCCCGCCGGGATGCTCAGCGACCGGATCGGCCGGCGCCCGGTCATGCTCGCGGGGGCGCTGGGTGTCGTCGTGTTCGCCCTCCCCGTCCTGCGGGTCCTCCAGTCACCCGGGGCCGCGCCAGGGGTGAAGGCGGCGGCCCTGCTGTTCGCGGGGGCGCTGATCGGGCTGATGGCGGGCCCGGGGCCGGCGATGCTCGCCGAGATGTTCCCGCGCCGGGTGCGCTGCACCGGGCTCGGGTTGGCGTACGCCCTGGCCAATGCCGTGTTCTCCGGCTGCGCGGGTCTGGTCATCACCGCCCTGACCGCCCGGACGGGGAACACGGCCGTCCCCGCCTACTACGCCGCCGGCGTCTGCGCCCTGAGCTGCGCGGCTCTGCTGACCCTGCGCGGCGACGACCATCGGGAGCCCCTGCGATGA